The Nitriliruptor alkaliphilus DSM 45188 genome includes a region encoding these proteins:
- the obgE gene encoding GTPase ObgE produces MADGPSFVDECTVHVRGGAGGDGSVSIRREKHVPRGGPDGGDGGNGGSVILVAEERVASLLDLHRRPHRRGEDGRNGAGNRRDGAWGADNVVAVPVGTVVRDRDSGTVLADLARPGDRFVAARGGRGGRGNAAFATRYRRVPMFAEHGETATERSLRLELKLIADVGLVGFPSAGKSSLVGRLSAATPRVEAWPFTTLTPHLGLMRGGETPDGDPIDVVLADVPGLIEGAAEGKGLGIQFLRHIERCLVLLHVLDAAPFEPDRDPVRDLAILREELRKHDPSLLERPQLIVLNKVDLPDGRAMAELIRDQLAAEIGGDEDVDEFADERPVDVLEVSAISGAGLDALRYRLGELVAAERARVGLRTVTPDEDAEVTLRPIRRDERDFSVGRDDAARYVVRGERVERWVQMLPLTERDAVRYLQGRLRRAGVEAALVDAGAREGDEVVIGGLVFEFEPNLDDLPAEEREAILAGELDDHDEIADDHDEDVDAPELGADGREVGTEDAGPTVAVDEEHGP; encoded by the coding sequence GTGGCAGACGGCCCGAGCTTCGTCGACGAGTGCACCGTCCACGTCCGTGGTGGCGCCGGTGGGGACGGTTCGGTCTCGATCCGCCGCGAGAAGCACGTCCCGCGCGGTGGTCCCGACGGCGGTGATGGCGGCAACGGTGGGTCGGTCATCCTGGTGGCCGAGGAACGGGTCGCCTCGCTGCTGGACCTGCACCGACGTCCGCACCGCCGGGGCGAGGACGGCAGGAACGGTGCCGGCAACCGACGCGACGGCGCTTGGGGCGCCGACAACGTGGTGGCGGTGCCGGTCGGCACCGTGGTCCGCGACCGTGACAGCGGCACGGTGCTCGCCGACCTGGCGCGGCCGGGGGACCGGTTCGTGGCGGCCCGCGGCGGCCGCGGAGGTCGCGGCAACGCCGCGTTCGCCACCCGCTACCGCCGGGTGCCGATGTTCGCCGAGCACGGCGAGACCGCCACCGAACGCTCCCTCCGCCTCGAACTCAAGCTGATCGCCGACGTCGGCCTCGTCGGCTTCCCGTCGGCCGGCAAGTCCTCGCTGGTGGGGCGTCTGTCGGCCGCGACGCCGCGGGTCGAGGCCTGGCCGTTCACCACCCTCACCCCACACCTTGGCCTGATGCGCGGCGGCGAGACGCCGGACGGGGACCCGATCGACGTGGTCCTGGCGGACGTGCCCGGCCTGATCGAGGGGGCGGCCGAGGGCAAGGGGCTCGGGATCCAGTTCCTGCGCCACATCGAGCGCTGCCTGGTGCTCCTGCACGTCCTCGACGCCGCACCGTTCGAGCCGGACCGCGACCCGGTCCGTGACCTCGCCATCCTGCGCGAGGAGCTGCGCAAGCACGACCCCTCGCTGCTCGAGCGCCCACAGCTGATCGTGCTCAACAAGGTCGACCTGCCCGACGGGCGGGCCATGGCCGAGCTGATCCGCGACCAGCTGGCGGCCGAGATCGGCGGCGACGAGGACGTGGACGAGTTCGCGGACGAACGCCCCGTGGACGTGCTCGAGGTGTCGGCCATCTCCGGGGCCGGCCTCGATGCGCTGCGCTACCGCCTCGGTGAGCTGGTGGCGGCCGAACGCGCGCGCGTCGGGCTGCGGACCGTGACGCCCGACGAGGACGCCGAGGTCACCCTGCGCCCCATCCGTCGTGACGAGCGGGACTTCTCGGTCGGCCGCGACGACGCGGCGCGGTACGTGGTGCGCGGCGAGCGGGTCGAACGGTGGGTCCAGATGCTGCCGCTGACCGAACGTGACGCGGTCCGCTACCTGCAGGGGCGCCTGCGCCGTGCCGGCGTCGAGGCGGCGCTGGTCGACGCGGGTGCCCGTGAGGGGGACGAGGTCGTCATCGGGGGGCTGGTCTTCGAGTTCGAGCCGAACCTCGACGACCTGCCCGCCGAGGAGCGCGAGGCGATCCTCGCGGGCGAGCTCGACGACCACGACGAGATCGCGGACGATCACGACGAGGACGTGGACGCCCCCGAGCTCGGCGCGGACGGCCGGGAGGTGGGCACCGAGGACGCAGGTCCGACGGTCGCCGTGGACGAGGAGCACGGGCCGTGA
- the proB gene encoding glutamate 5-kinase, whose protein sequence is MTGRFARPQLAVVKVGSSSLRGTDGRLDRPQVTQLAEQLVAARGAGTRLVLVSSGAVAAGMGLLGLERRPVDLPTLQACAAVGQSELIQTYQRVFERAGLAAGQVLLTQDDFVRRARYLNARTSLQRLLDLGAVPIINENDAVATDELSYGDNDHLAALVASMLDAQLLVLLSDVAGLHDGDPRKDPDAPVIAQVDDVDALDGTMIGGTGSYVGSGGMRTKVESARVAVRSATHAVVADARRPGVLADVLDGVEVGTWFVAGQRRLEARRLWIGFALTVRGRVHVDTGAADALRRRGTSLLGVGVIRADGHFAVGDAVEVVDPDGNVLARGLANYDVASVTQLAGRSTRDAAAELGPAFAREVIHRDDLVVLS, encoded by the coding sequence GTGACGGGGCGGTTCGCGCGGCCCCAGCTGGCCGTGGTGAAGGTCGGCTCGTCGTCCCTGCGGGGCACCGACGGGCGGCTCGATCGCCCCCAGGTCACCCAGCTCGCCGAGCAGCTGGTGGCGGCCCGCGGAGCCGGGACCCGACTGGTGCTCGTCTCGTCCGGTGCGGTCGCCGCCGGGATGGGTCTGCTCGGCCTCGAACGCCGTCCGGTCGACCTGCCCACCCTGCAGGCCTGCGCCGCGGTGGGGCAGAGCGAGCTGATCCAGACCTACCAGCGGGTCTTCGAACGGGCCGGGCTGGCCGCCGGGCAGGTGCTGCTGACCCAGGACGACTTCGTCCGACGCGCCCGCTACCTCAACGCGCGGACCTCGTTGCAGCGGCTGCTCGACCTCGGCGCGGTGCCGATCATCAACGAGAACGATGCCGTCGCCACCGACGAGCTGTCCTACGGCGACAACGACCACCTCGCCGCGCTCGTCGCCTCGATGCTGGACGCACAGCTGCTGGTGCTGCTCTCGGACGTGGCCGGGCTGCACGACGGCGACCCGCGCAAGGACCCGGACGCGCCGGTCATCGCCCAGGTCGACGACGTGGACGCGCTCGACGGCACCATGATCGGCGGGACCGGGTCGTACGTCGGGTCCGGTGGGATGCGCACCAAGGTCGAGTCGGCCCGTGTCGCGGTCCGCAGCGCGACCCACGCCGTGGTCGCGGACGCGCGGCGGCCGGGCGTGCTCGCCGACGTGCTCGACGGCGTCGAGGTCGGCACCTGGTTCGTCGCCGGCCAGCGTCGGCTCGAGGCGCGCCGCCTGTGGATCGGCTTCGCCCTGACCGTCCGAGGGCGCGTCCACGTCGATACGGGAGCGGCCGACGCGCTGCGGCGGCGCGGGACGTCGCTGCTCGGGGTCGGGGTGATCCGCGCGGACGGGCACTTCGCCGTCGGGGACGCCGTCGAGGTCGTCGACCCCGACGGCAACGTCCTGGCCCGGGGCCTCGCCAACTACGACGTCGCGTCGGTCACGCAGCTGGCGGGACGCTCGACCCGTGACGCCGCCGCGGAGCTCGGTCCCGCGTTCGCGCGGGAGGTCATCCACCGCGACGACCTCGTGGTCCTCAGCTGA
- a CDS encoding TraR/DksA C4-type zinc finger protein, which produces MTGTDDGPGAGAGDAARLDERLTADRERTAARIAGLERDLALLFEATGDSPDDEHDPEGATIGFERAQVTALLADARAHLAELDEVADRVATGSYGTCEGCDGPIGAERLAARPTARRCVRCAERGGTIRGSVS; this is translated from the coding sequence GTGACCGGCACCGACGACGGCCCCGGCGCAGGCGCAGGCGACGCTGCGAGGCTAGACGAGCGGCTCACGGCCGACCGCGAGCGGACCGCAGCACGCATCGCCGGGCTCGAACGTGACCTCGCGCTGCTGTTCGAGGCGACCGGTGACAGCCCCGACGACGAACACGACCCCGAGGGCGCGACCATCGGCTTCGAACGTGCACAGGTGACCGCCCTGCTCGCCGACGCACGCGCCCACCTCGCTGAGCTCGACGAGGTGGCCGATCGGGTCGCGACGGGCAGCTACGGCACCTGCGAGGGGTGCGACGGGCCCATCGGGGCCGAACGGCTGGCGGCTCGCCCCACCGCCCGTCGGTGCGTCCGCTGTGCCGAACGTGGCGGGACGATCCGAGGTTCGGTCAGCTGA
- a CDS encoding bZIP transcription factor, with translation MTARPVLLAFLAGALVVGLIATSMAAVVSARRAAEHERRVDELTAEVAELRAEVERLEAEGGGGLDGLLDGLLGDGGGDLGGLLDGLLGGGGDGLDGLLDGLLGGVSGEIPGVRCMTPGGGGLDGMLDGLLGGGDGGDLGGLLDGLLGGGDGGDLDGLLGGLLGGDTDGDDTDGDDTATTDDPEDVVDVIAEQVATMRELDFTHDVEVAFLDDAALAAELDQILDESLDREELAAQTAILVGLRAIPRDADLEQLSRDLLESQVAGFYSPEDERLVVRTPDGDQLRPIDRITLAHELEHALVDQTIGLPDLDDGLDADAALARLSVIEGDATLLMNLWTLEHLSFSEQIGLAGSADFAEQQAQLEAFPHYLARELLFPYTAGLDLICDRWLEGGWGAVDASYADPPTTTAGVLFPERADERAASPPSLNAPRGGTERLQDTFGAAPLAWLFEAPGGDDDAALSEPMERAAAWAGGAVHLWDVGGDPVVGLALTDRQAGDPALCASVTDWYAAAAPKARRSGSGDEVRFTGDTTAVVRCEGDAVRLAIAPDESIAAAVVGAR, from the coding sequence ATGACCGCACGCCCCGTCCTGCTCGCCTTCCTCGCCGGCGCCCTCGTGGTCGGCCTGATCGCCACGTCCATGGCGGCCGTGGTGTCCGCGCGTCGGGCCGCCGAGCACGAGCGACGGGTGGACGAACTCACCGCCGAGGTGGCCGAGCTACGGGCGGAGGTCGAGCGGCTCGAGGCCGAGGGGGGTGGCGGCCTCGACGGGCTGCTGGACGGACTCCTCGGCGACGGTGGTGGCGACCTCGGTGGCCTGCTCGACGGGCTCCTCGGCGGTGGCGGTGACGGCCTCGACGGGCTGCTGGACGGGCTGCTCGGCGGCGTGTCCGGTGAGATCCCCGGCGTGCGTTGCATGACCCCTGGTGGCGGAGGTCTCGACGGGATGCTGGACGGCCTCCTCGGCGGCGGGGACGGCGGCGACCTCGGCGGCCTGCTGGACGGCCTCCTCGGCGGCGGGGACGGCGGCGACCTCGACGGGCTGCTGGGCGGCCTCCTCGGCGGCGACACCGACGGCGACGACACCGACGGCGACGACACCGCCACCACCGACGATCCAGAGGACGTGGTCGACGTCATCGCCGAGCAGGTCGCCACGATGCGGGAGCTGGACTTCACCCACGACGTCGAGGTGGCGTTCCTCGACGACGCGGCGTTGGCCGCCGAGCTCGACCAGATCCTGGACGAGAGCCTGGACCGCGAGGAGCTCGCGGCACAGACCGCCATCCTCGTCGGATTGCGCGCCATCCCACGGGACGCCGACCTCGAGCAGCTCAGCCGCGACCTGCTCGAGTCGCAGGTCGCCGGCTTCTACTCCCCCGAGGACGAACGGCTGGTGGTCCGAACACCCGATGGCGACCAGCTCCGCCCGATCGACCGGATCACCCTCGCCCACGAGCTCGAGCACGCCCTCGTCGACCAGACGATCGGCCTGCCCGACCTCGACGACGGGCTCGACGCCGACGCCGCGCTCGCGCGGCTCTCGGTCATCGAGGGCGACGCCACTCTCCTGATGAACCTGTGGACCCTCGAGCACCTCTCGTTCAGCGAGCAGATCGGCCTGGCGGGCTCGGCTGACTTCGCCGAGCAACAGGCCCAGCTGGAGGCCTTCCCCCACTACCTCGCGCGCGAGCTCCTGTTCCCCTACACGGCGGGCCTCGATCTGATCTGCGACCGCTGGCTCGAGGGTGGGTGGGGCGCGGTCGACGCCTCGTACGCCGACCCGCCCACCACGACGGCCGGGGTGCTGTTCCCCGAGCGCGCGGACGAGCGCGCCGCCTCGCCGCCCTCCCTGAACGCTCCGCGCGGGGGGACCGAGCGGCTGCAGGACACCTTCGGCGCCGCGCCCCTGGCCTGGCTGTTCGAGGCGCCAGGCGGCGACGACGACGCGGCCCTCTCCGAACCGATGGAACGGGCAGCGGCCTGGGCCGGCGGCGCCGTCCACCTCTGGGACGTCGGTGGCGACCCGGTGGTCGGCCTGGCCCTGACCGACCGGCAGGCCGGCGATCCCGCCCTGTGCGCGTCGGTCACCGACTGGTACGCCGCCGCTGCGCCGAAGGCCCGCCGCAGCGGCAGCGGCGACGAGGTCCGGTTCACCGGGGACACGACGGCCGTGGTGCGCTGCGAGGGCGACGCGGTGCGGCTCGCCATCGCGCCCGACGAGTCGATCGCCGCCGCCGTCGTCGGCGCACGGTGA
- a CDS encoding GNAT family N-acetyltransferase, protein MSDGSLGADGRHRDGRDAGAPSLAAHLTAWLGAWPPELPLDVVGSDARNRPGWDGQVRRLLGVLDPDPPDLGEPGLLLSVPPDRVEPIELLGGLDPGVLDQPSWCAAVAQALRATDQRIGTAVLRWIDRLEQVADLPDVGDWVPRGDPSLPEWLRPFNAPEVLLVRDADGTYLAGLGIKEHDEHGAELAVVTTEAARGRGLARRLVATAARRVLADGRVATYLHEADNLASARVADAVGFEDRGWRVVGLEDRA, encoded by the coding sequence GTGAGCGATGGGTCCCTCGGCGCGGATGGCCGTCACCGGGACGGCCGTGACGCGGGGGCGCCGTCGCTCGCCGCCCACCTGACCGCCTGGCTCGGCGCGTGGCCACCCGAACTGCCCCTCGACGTGGTCGGCAGCGACGCCCGGAACCGGCCCGGCTGGGACGGGCAGGTCCGGCGGCTGCTCGGGGTGCTCGACCCCGACCCGCCGGACCTCGGCGAACCCGGCCTCCTCCTGTCGGTACCGCCGGACCGGGTGGAGCCGATCGAGTTGCTCGGCGGTCTCGATCCGGGGGTCCTCGACCAGCCGTCGTGGTGCGCCGCCGTCGCGCAGGCCCTGCGCGCGACGGACCAGCGCATCGGGACGGCCGTGCTGCGCTGGATCGACCGGCTCGAGCAGGTCGCCGACCTGCCGGACGTCGGTGACTGGGTCCCTCGCGGCGACCCGTCGCTGCCGGAGTGGCTGCGACCCTTCAACGCCCCCGAGGTGCTGCTGGTGCGCGACGCGGACGGCACCTACCTCGCCGGACTCGGCATCAAGGAGCACGACGAGCACGGCGCCGAGCTGGCGGTCGTGACCACGGAAGCAGCACGGGGACGCGGCCTGGCACGACGACTGGTGGCGACGGCCGCCCGCCGGGTGCTGGCCGACGGGCGGGTCGCCACCTACCTGCACGAGGCGGACAACCTCGCCTCGGCCCGCGTGGCCGACGCCGTGGGGTTCGAGGACCGCGGGTGGCGGGTCGTCGGCCTCGAGGATCGCGCCTGA
- a CDS encoding quinone oxidoreductase family protein, which produces MRAIRITEFGGPEVLQLVDDQPEPEAVPGTEVLTVTHAGVNYADTHQAEDSYLAPQTLPLVPGAEAAGTLPGGRRVVALLAGGGYAEQALAPAPTTFDLPDAVDDGQALALVLQGTTAWHLLRTSAHLQEGESVVVHAAAGGVGTLAVQLAKRWGAGKVIAVASSEEKRKLALDLGADVAIDGAEEGLKERLEEANGGKVDVILEMVGGATTDQSLAALAPFGRLVVFGMASRQNPSPVNVGELMGRSRAVVGFWLVHAMKNPQRHLAAPMQELLHLTAAGDLRPVVGGTYALSDAAEAHRDLRARRSVGKLLLDPSR; this is translated from the coding sequence GTGCGCGCGATCCGTATCACCGAGTTCGGCGGCCCCGAGGTCCTGCAGCTCGTGGACGACCAGCCCGAGCCCGAGGCGGTGCCCGGCACCGAGGTGCTGACCGTCACGCACGCTGGCGTCAACTACGCCGACACCCACCAGGCCGAGGATTCCTACCTCGCCCCGCAGACCCTCCCACTGGTCCCCGGCGCCGAGGCGGCCGGCACGTTGCCGGGCGGCCGACGCGTGGTCGCCCTCCTCGCCGGCGGTGGGTACGCCGAGCAGGCCCTGGCCCCCGCCCCCACCACCTTCGACCTGCCCGACGCGGTCGACGACGGCCAGGCGCTGGCCCTGGTCCTGCAGGGCACGACCGCCTGGCACCTGCTGCGCACCTCCGCCCACCTCCAGGAGGGCGAGTCGGTCGTCGTCCACGCCGCAGCGGGCGGGGTCGGGACGCTGGCAGTCCAGCTCGCCAAGCGGTGGGGGGCCGGCAAGGTCATCGCCGTCGCCTCGTCGGAGGAGAAGCGCAAGCTCGCGCTCGACCTCGGTGCGGACGTCGCCATCGACGGCGCCGAGGAGGGGCTGAAGGAACGCCTCGAGGAGGCGAACGGCGGCAAGGTCGACGTGATCCTCGAGATGGTCGGCGGCGCCACCACCGACCAGAGCCTCGCGGCGCTCGCACCGTTCGGACGCCTGGTCGTGTTCGGCATGGCCAGCCGCCAGAACCCCTCCCCCGTCAACGTCGGCGAACTGATGGGTCGGTCGCGCGCGGTCGTCGGCTTCTGGTTGGTGCACGCGATGAAGAACCCGCAGCGACACCTGGCCGCGCCGATGCAAGAGCTGCTCCACCTCACCGCCGCCGGCGACCTGCGTCCCGTGGTCGGCGGCACCTACGCCCTGTCCGATGCGGCCGAGGCCCACCGCGACCTGCGGGCTCGGCGCAGCGTCGGCAAGCTGCTGCTCGACCCCAGCCGGTGA
- a CDS encoding aminoacyl-tRNA deacylase translates to MTADPPPAAAAADTLGLTYELRSVQGVRSAEEAAEATGVAPEQLLKTLVVRRADDDFVLVLVPGPRSIDWPKLRAHLGVSRLSLPDADTARDATGYERGSITPLGTTRVWPVIADAAIAGTGRVSLGSGRRGTALLTDADALIAAVSADLADVTT, encoded by the coding sequence GTGACCGCCGACCCGCCCCCTGCTGCTGCCGCCGCCGACACGCTCGGCCTGACCTACGAGCTGCGCTCGGTCCAGGGTGTCCGCAGCGCCGAGGAGGCCGCCGAAGCCACGGGCGTCGCGCCCGAGCAGCTGCTCAAGACGCTGGTGGTCCGGCGCGCCGACGACGACTTCGTGCTCGTCCTCGTACCGGGTCCACGGTCGATCGACTGGCCGAAGCTGCGCGCCCACCTCGGCGTCTCGCGCCTGTCGCTGCCCGACGCCGACACCGCGCGAGACGCCACGGGCTACGAGCGCGGATCGATCACCCCGCTCGGCACCACCCGGGTCTGGCCGGTGATCGCCGACGCGGCCATCGCCGGCACCGGTCGGGTGTCCCTCGGCAGCGGGCGCCGCGGGACCGCCCTCCTGACCGACGCCGATGCGCTCATCGCCGCCGTCAGCGCCGACCTCGCCGACGTCACCACCTGA
- a CDS encoding TetR/AcrR family transcriptional regulator — protein sequence MGGAAAAAGGTDGSGEGHGSRVDRRRDATRADILEAASRLAHRDGIAGLSLRDLAAEVGMKAPSLYSYFDSKGAIYDALFAEGYRELDVRIDAVPWDAPVADVLAEGMRTFLTFCVEDLPRYQLMFTRVLPGWEPSADAYAVSVASYEQLVARFAALGITDRSSLDLWTALTAGFAAQQVANDPTGDRWIALVDDAVDLFLTHLEVTR from the coding sequence GTGGGTGGAGCAGCGGCCGCAGCGGGTGGGACCGACGGGTCGGGCGAGGGGCACGGCAGCCGCGTCGACCGCCGACGGGACGCCACCCGAGCCGACATCCTCGAAGCGGCCTCGCGGTTGGCGCACCGGGACGGGATCGCGGGGCTGTCGCTGCGCGACCTCGCCGCCGAGGTCGGCATGAAGGCGCCCTCGCTCTACTCGTACTTCGACTCCAAGGGGGCCATCTACGACGCCCTGTTCGCGGAGGGTTACCGCGAACTCGACGTGCGGATCGACGCCGTGCCGTGGGACGCGCCCGTGGCCGACGTCCTGGCCGAGGGGATGCGGACCTTCCTGACCTTCTGCGTCGAGGACCTGCCCCGCTACCAGCTGATGTTCACGCGGGTGCTGCCGGGCTGGGAGCCGAGCGCTGACGCGTACGCCGTGTCGGTGGCGTCCTACGAGCAGCTGGTGGCTCGCTTCGCGGCGCTCGGCATCACCGACCGTTCATCACTCGACCTGTGGACCGCGCTGACCGCCGGGTTCGCGGCGCAGCAGGTCGCCAACGATCCCACCGGGGACCGGTGGATCGCCCTGGTCGACGACGCCGTCGACCTGTTCCTCACCCACCTGGAGGTGACGCGATGA
- a CDS encoding maleylpyruvate isomerase family mycothiol-dependent enzyme, with translation MTPTTGSLAVSDIRRIGRGDDAATLATAVYERLFELLDRLRPDDWARPTDCAGWDVDDIVGHLLGAAEGHASPREALRQSLRGWRERSRFDGSTLDAMNDLQVREHAHLSPEEKVTALRAVVPAAVRTRAGLPGLVRAIPFPIPAVGSMPSGLPTRVTVGQGVDTLITRDVLMHRIDIARAADLDPALGGEADRRLVADIVAEWAQRHGQPVVLHLTGPAGGTYHQHDGGPSLELDAAEFCRVVSGRATGAGLLATHVLF, from the coding sequence ATGACGCCCACGACCGGCTCCCTCGCCGTGTCCGACATCCGACGGATCGGCCGTGGCGACGACGCCGCGACCCTGGCAACGGCGGTCTACGAGCGGTTGTTCGAGCTGCTCGACCGGCTGCGACCGGACGACTGGGCCCGGCCCACCGACTGCGCAGGTTGGGATGTCGACGACATCGTCGGCCACCTCCTCGGAGCGGCCGAGGGCCACGCGTCGCCGCGCGAGGCCTTGCGGCAGTCGTTGCGTGGATGGCGCGAGCGGTCCCGCTTCGACGGCAGCACGCTCGACGCGATGAACGACCTCCAGGTCCGCGAGCACGCCCACCTCTCCCCGGAGGAGAAGGTGACCGCCCTGAGAGCGGTCGTGCCCGCAGCCGTTCGCACGCGCGCCGGACTGCCCGGGCTGGTGCGTGCGATCCCCTTCCCGATCCCGGCGGTCGGTTCGATGCCGAGCGGTCTGCCCACGCGCGTCACCGTGGGCCAGGGCGTCGACACCCTCATCACGCGTGACGTGCTCATGCACCGCATCGACATCGCGCGCGCGGCGGACCTCGACCCCGCGCTCGGGGGCGAGGCGGACCGTCGGCTCGTGGCCGACATCGTGGCCGAGTGGGCGCAGCGGCACGGTCAGCCGGTGGTGCTGCACCTCACCGGTCCCGCGGGTGGCACCTACCACCAGCACGACGGCGGGCCGTCCCTCGAGCTCGACGCGGCCGAGTTCTGCCGCGTGGTGTCGGGGCGAGCGACGGGCGCGGGGTTGCTCGCCACCCACGTGCTCTTCTAG
- a CDS encoding ion transporter — translation MSADGDPPARDGRRGRDDPDAASPTLCPDPDDEPSARERTAAVLEERLDIPMAVLAVVWAGLVAYELVAPADQRQGLALVGNAIWGVFALELAVKLGVSGHPLRYLRRRWPSVLFLALPALRVLRVARALRAVRVLPAARVAGASYRAVGTARGLLAGRLQFLAAATLITIFSGGQLLYVLERGRDGGVDSLGDALWIAANAAISGSIVAEPITLAGRLLALLLTAYAVVVFASLAATLGAFFLEARQERATAEDDEAAAGDA, via the coding sequence GTGAGCGCGGACGGGGACCCGCCCGCCCGGGACGGACGCCGCGGCCGGGACGATCCCGACGCCGCGTCCCCCACCCTGTGCCCCGACCCCGATGACGAGCCGTCCGCACGGGAACGCACCGCCGCCGTACTCGAGGAGCGGCTGGACATCCCGATGGCGGTGCTCGCCGTCGTCTGGGCCGGCCTCGTGGCCTACGAGCTGGTGGCGCCCGCCGACCAGCGGCAGGGTCTGGCGCTGGTCGGCAACGCCATCTGGGGCGTGTTCGCCCTGGAGCTCGCGGTCAAGCTCGGTGTGTCGGGTCACCCACTGCGCTACCTGCGGCGCCGCTGGCCGTCGGTGCTGTTCCTCGCCCTGCCCGCCCTGCGGGTCCTTCGCGTCGCGCGGGCCCTGCGAGCGGTCCGGGTGCTGCCGGCGGCCCGCGTCGCCGGCGCCTCGTACCGGGCCGTCGGCACGGCCCGGGGGTTGTTGGCCGGCCGCCTGCAGTTCCTCGCAGCCGCCACGCTCATCACGATCTTCTCAGGCGGCCAGCTGCTGTACGTCCTCGAACGTGGCCGGGACGGCGGGGTCGACTCGCTCGGCGATGCGCTGTGGATCGCGGCCAACGCCGCCATCTCGGGCTCGATCGTGGCCGAACCGATCACCCTCGCGGGACGGCTGCTGGCGCTGCTGCTGACCGCCTACGCCGTGGTCGTCTTCGCCTCGCTGGCAGCCACCCTCGGTGCGTTCTTCCTCGAGGCTCGCCAGGAGCGGGCGACCGCGGAGGACGACGAGGCCGCCGCCGGCGATGCCTAG
- a CDS encoding quinone oxidoreductase family protein produces MRAIRVHEPGEPGAMQFDDVPDPSAGPGEVLVRVAAAGVNFIDTYQRSGAYPLDLPSGLGLEGAGEVVAVGDGVDEALVGRRVAWHGTLGSYAELVALPAEVAVRVPDGLDLEVAAAMMLQGITAHYLSHSTYPLGRDDTALVYAAAGGVGRLLSQLALRRGARVIGLTSTDEKEAEVRRLGVQDVIRYRDEGVVISDEVRRLTDGRGVQVVYDSVGADTFEQSLRSLAPRGTLVLFGQSSGKVPPVDLQTLSRHGSLYVTRPGIGAYTATPDELTWRATTLFDLVDSGDLDVAVHARYPLAEAAQAHADLESGTTSGKLLLVP; encoded by the coding sequence ATGCGCGCCATCCGTGTCCACGAGCCCGGTGAGCCCGGAGCGATGCAGTTCGACGACGTACCCGACCCGAGCGCGGGCCCCGGCGAGGTCCTGGTGCGTGTCGCGGCGGCGGGCGTGAACTTCATCGACACCTACCAGCGGTCCGGTGCCTACCCCCTGGACCTGCCGAGCGGCCTCGGGCTCGAGGGGGCCGGCGAGGTCGTCGCGGTCGGCGACGGCGTCGACGAGGCACTGGTCGGGCGCCGCGTCGCGTGGCACGGGACCCTCGGCAGCTACGCAGAGCTGGTGGCGCTCCCGGCCGAGGTGGCGGTCCGCGTGCCGGACGGGTTGGACCTCGAGGTGGCCGCGGCGATGATGCTGCAGGGCATCACCGCCCACTACCTCAGCCACTCGACCTACCCGCTCGGGCGGGACGACACGGCGCTGGTCTACGCGGCGGCCGGGGGCGTCGGGCGTCTCCTGTCGCAGCTGGCGCTCCGTCGCGGGGCGCGGGTGATCGGCCTGACCTCCACCGACGAGAAGGAGGCCGAGGTCCGCCGTCTCGGGGTGCAGGACGTGATCCGCTACCGCGACGAGGGCGTGGTCATCAGCGACGAGGTCCGTCGACTGACCGACGGCCGTGGCGTGCAGGTCGTGTACGACTCGGTCGGTGCCGACACCTTCGAGCAGTCGCTGCGGTCGCTCGCCCCGCGCGGGACGCTCGTGCTCTTCGGGCAGTCGTCGGGCAAGGTCCCGCCCGTCGACCTCCAGACGCTCAGCCGGCACGGCTCCCTGTACGTGACCCGTCCGGGCATCGGCGCGTACACCGCCACACCGGACGAGCTGACCTGGCGCGCGACGACGCTGTTCGACCTGGTCGACAGCGGCGACCTCGACGTCGCCGTCCACGCCCGCTACCCGCTGGCAGAGGCGGCGCAGGCCCACGCCGACCTCGAGTCGGGGACCACCAGCGGCAAGCTGCTGCTGGTGCCGTGA
- the mgsA gene encoding methylglyoxal synthase, which yields MATTLALIAHDAKKDDLVAFADRRRADLARFGLLATGTTGARLAEATGLLVEAVRSGPLGGDVQIGARLVDGLVAGVLFLRDPLTAHPHEPDIQALLKLCDLHGVPLATNLATAELVLDGLVAALPEAAPA from the coding sequence GTGGCCACGACCCTCGCGCTGATCGCGCACGACGCGAAGAAGGACGATCTCGTCGCCTTCGCCGACCGCCGTCGGGCGGATCTGGCTCGCTTCGGGCTCCTGGCCACGGGGACGACCGGTGCCCGGTTGGCCGAGGCGACGGGCCTGCTGGTCGAGGCGGTCCGCAGCGGCCCGCTCGGTGGCGACGTGCAGATCGGCGCCCGCCTCGTCGACGGCCTGGTCGCTGGCGTCCTCTTCCTGCGCGACCCGTTGACCGCCCACCCGCACGAGCCCGACATCCAGGCGCTGCTCAAGCTCTGTGACCTGCACGGGGTGCCGCTCGCGACCAACCTGGCGACCGCCGAGCTCGTCCTCGACGGCCTGGTCGCCGCGCTCCCCGAGGCGGCACCCGCGTGA